A stretch of the Williamwhitmania sp. genome encodes the following:
- a CDS encoding desulfoferrodoxin family protein produces MPRVFKPVDISQEEKELMKDYFDRHTPFIYCDDSVKKGEKLKVKVTLGNEYKHPDDYDHFISTLQLWNRETLLAQVHYTPGAFGNQPTHVEVDFYVAANVSMNLTAMAVCTKHGLWQSEEKYVKVVQD; encoded by the coding sequence ATGCCACGAGTTTTTAAACCAGTAGACATCAGCCAGGAGGAGAAAGAGCTGATGAAGGACTACTTCGACAGACATACTCCTTTTATTTATTGCGACGACTCCGTTAAAAAAGGTGAAAAGTTGAAGGTGAAGGTTACCCTAGGCAACGAGTATAAACACCCGGATGATTACGATCACTTTATCAGCACCTTGCAGCTATGGAACAGGGAGACATTGTTGGCTCAGGTACACTACACTCCGGGTGCATTTGGGAATCAACCTACCCACGTTGAGGTCGATTTTTATGTGGCTGCCAACGTAAGCATGAACCTTACAGCTATGGCAGTATGCACAAAGCATGGACTCTGGCAGAGTGAGGAGAAGTACGTGAAGGTGGTTCAGGATTAG
- a CDS encoding helix-turn-helix transcriptional regulator, with protein sequence MDSTKIIGSNVKKYRAAQGFTQDNLAGFLDVSREMISFYETGKRPIPVTALDKLADLFGVDMEELLEESTTVANTNLAFAFRSDSLAEEDVLSIAEFKRIVLNYLKMKTITNAAGN encoded by the coding sequence ATGGATTCTACAAAAATCATCGGAAGTAATGTGAAAAAGTATCGTGCTGCACAGGGGTTTACGCAGGATAATCTTGCTGGATTTCTTGATGTATCACGCGAAATGATCTCTTTCTATGAGACGGGAAAAAGACCTATTCCTGTAACAGCATTGGACAAGCTGGCCGATCTATTTGGGGTAGATATGGAAGAGCTGCTGGAGGAAAGCACGACGGTTGCCAACACCAACCTTGCCTTTGCCTTTCGAAGTGATTCACTAGCGGAGGAAGATGTGCTGAGCATTGCAGAATTTAAGCGCATTGTGCTAAACTATCTAAAGATGAAAACCATTACCAATGCTGCTGGCAATTAA
- the cas6 gene encoding CRISPR-associated endoribonuclease Cas6, producing MRFTILLSVDESLNPVLPINYQYELASWIYKTIAAGDEQYASWLHGNGFSLGYRNFKLFCFSHLNVPKRKVAGDRLHILSPTVSFKLSFLPERSTEEFIKGVFQNQTLILGDRLSKVQFRVGSIALEPAREFTSWGVFHTLSPVVVAAARPDRTKEYLTPTDCRYGAMLIGNLKQKYKTYYGHDHADTVTPAFELLGQAKQKGIMIKQSDLNPIKVIGYQYTFRLSADAALLKMGYDAGFGEDNSMGFGFCDIQ from the coding sequence ATGAGATTTACTATTCTGCTAAGCGTTGATGAATCCTTAAACCCAGTATTACCAATCAACTACCAGTACGAGCTGGCCTCGTGGATATACAAGACCATTGCCGCCGGGGATGAACAGTATGCCAGCTGGCTACACGGCAATGGCTTTTCACTTGGATATCGAAACTTTAAGCTATTTTGTTTCTCCCACCTCAACGTTCCTAAGCGAAAAGTAGCAGGTGACCGGCTGCATATTCTTTCGCCAACGGTATCGTTTAAGCTATCGTTCCTGCCGGAGCGATCCACCGAAGAGTTTATAAAAGGGGTGTTTCAGAACCAAACGCTAATTCTTGGTGATCGATTGAGCAAGGTGCAATTTAGAGTAGGAAGCATTGCGCTGGAACCGGCACGGGAGTTCACCAGCTGGGGTGTATTTCATACGCTATCGCCGGTGGTGGTGGCAGCAGCCCGACCCGACCGAACCAAGGAATACCTCACTCCCACCGACTGTAGATACGGTGCAATGCTCATTGGCAACCTAAAGCAGAAGTATAAAACATACTACGGTCACGACCATGCGGACACTGTTACGCCCGCGTTTGAGCTGCTGGGCCAGGCAAAGCAAAAAGGTATAATGATAAAGCAAAGTGACTTGAATCCAATTAAGGTTATTGGATACCAGTATACCTTTCGCCTTTCGGCCGATGCTGCCTTGCTCAAAATGGGCTACGATGCCGGATTTGGAGAGGACAATAGCATGGGGTTTGGCTTTTGTGATATACAGTAG
- a CDS encoding ImmA/IrrE family metallo-endopeptidase, with protein MLLAIKKEASEFRITLGFGNTEPIQLKSLLMRLNVITVFKELSDKFSGMAIRAGDFRFMIINSNHSIGRQNFSICHELYHLYVDDNFRPHHCNSGLFDKRKEQEYNADIFASYFLMPDDGITRLISQEELVAKDKITIETILRIEQSFGCSRSALLFRLKELGIISAEGYDGFKQNVKLLARQYGYPTELYEPGNKNLVIGDYAAVARHLYDAGKISEGHYTALLQSIGLDILNVDDNGAGD; from the coding sequence ATGCTGCTGGCAATTAAAAAGGAGGCATCCGAGTTTAGGATTACGCTTGGTTTTGGTAACACGGAGCCCATACAGCTAAAAAGCTTACTAATGAGGCTCAACGTAATCACGGTTTTCAAAGAATTGTCGGACAAATTCTCCGGAATGGCAATCCGTGCCGGTGATTTTAGGTTTATGATTATCAACTCCAATCATTCCATTGGCCGTCAGAATTTTTCTATTTGCCATGAGCTTTACCATTTGTACGTTGATGACAATTTTCGGCCCCATCACTGCAATTCAGGGTTGTTTGACAAGAGAAAAGAGCAGGAGTATAACGCCGATATTTTTGCCTCTTACTTTTTGATGCCCGACGATGGCATTACCCGCTTAATTTCCCAAGAAGAGCTTGTTGCCAAGGACAAGATCACCATTGAAACGATTTTGAGAATAGAGCAGAGTTTTGGTTGTTCGAGGAGCGCACTGCTTTTTCGGTTAAAAGAGCTGGGGATAATATCGGCCGAAGGCTATGATGGCTTTAAGCAAAACGTTAAGTTGCTTGCTCGGCAATATGGATATCCCACGGAATTGTATGAGCCAGGGAATAAGAATCTGGTAATTGGTGATTATGCGGCAGTTGCCAGGCATCTTTACGATGCGGGCAAGATATCAGAAGGACACTATACAGCTCTTCTCCAATCAATAGGTCTGGATATTCTTAATGTGGACGACAATGGCGCTGGAGATTGA
- a CDS encoding 1-deoxy-D-xylulose-5-phosphate reductoisomerase, whose protein sequence is MRKRLAILGSTGSIGTQALDVVRSHPDRFEVVVLTANNNLDLLVLQAIEFLPKVVVIANEAKYERVRDALMAMPIEVLTGARAIGQAAAMPEVDMVLAAMVGFSGLLPTIEAIKAGKHIALANKETLVVAGEIVTGLARQYGVDLLPVDSEHSAIFQCLMGETGGVEKLILTASGGPFRSLTAQQLRSVTRCDALKHPNWCMGNKITIDSATLMNKGFEVIEAKWLFGVEPSDIEVVVHPQSIIHSMVQFKDGSIKAQMGIPDMKLPIQLAFAYPDRLSLGSDRFDFFKGEGLTFEKPDMGKFPCLQLAYNSLQQGGNMPCILNGANEVAVQAFLEERISFLDIPRIVEKTLERVAFLANPSVDDYCSIDAEARVVASEVMQNLVSKL, encoded by the coding sequence ATGAGAAAACGCTTGGCTATTCTGGGTTCTACCGGTTCTATAGGAACTCAGGCGCTGGATGTGGTTCGCTCCCATCCCGACCGCTTTGAGGTGGTTGTCCTTACGGCCAACAACAACCTTGACCTGCTGGTGCTGCAGGCTATTGAATTTTTGCCCAAGGTGGTGGTTATTGCCAATGAGGCAAAGTATGAGCGCGTTCGTGATGCGCTAATGGCTATGCCCATTGAAGTTTTGACCGGTGCTAGAGCAATTGGCCAGGCAGCGGCCATGCCCGAGGTAGATATGGTGCTCGCTGCAATGGTGGGATTTTCGGGGCTGCTGCCAACCATTGAAGCTATAAAAGCTGGGAAACATATTGCACTTGCAAATAAGGAGACCTTGGTGGTTGCCGGTGAAATTGTAACTGGGTTAGCTCGACAGTATGGGGTGGACCTACTACCTGTTGATTCGGAGCATTCTGCCATCTTTCAATGCCTGATGGGTGAAACGGGTGGTGTAGAAAAGCTCATCCTTACTGCTTCTGGCGGACCATTTCGTTCGCTAACGGCTCAGCAGCTGCGTAGCGTTACCCGGTGCGATGCGCTAAAGCATCCCAACTGGTGCATGGGAAATAAAATTACGATTGATTCGGCCACCCTGATGAACAAGGGTTTTGAAGTAATTGAGGCCAAGTGGCTATTTGGAGTTGAACCATCGGACATTGAGGTTGTTGTTCACCCTCAGTCTATCATTCACTCCATGGTGCAGTTTAAGGACGGCTCCATTAAGGCACAAATGGGTATTCCCGACATGAAGTTGCCCATTCAGCTGGCATTTGCATACCCTGATCGGCTTTCGTTGGGATCGGATAGGTTCGATTTTTTCAAGGGCGAGGGATTGACGTTTGAAAAGCCCGACATGGGAAAATTCCCTTGCCTACAGCTGGCCTATAATTCGTTGCAGCAAGGGGGTAACATGCCTTGTATACTCAATGGTGCCAACGAGGTGGCTGTGCAGGCATTTTTAGAGGAACGAATTAGCTTTCTCGATATTCCACGAATTGTGGAGAAAACGCTGGAGCGGGTTGCCTTTTTGGCCAACCCTTCGGTGGATGATTACTGTAGTATCGATGCCGAGGCTCGTGTGGTAGCTTCGGAGGTAATGCAGAATTTGGTTAGTAAACTATAG
- a CDS encoding M23 family metallopeptidase: MAQKDSKRYLSKLKNKYRFSIYNDQTFEEVWFFRLSRLNVIAFLGGSSLLLVALVTVLIAFTPLREFIPGYPNTTTRRAIVENALKVDSLQQQLDQWQKYLTSLKAIMNGENPPVLQSKKDTTIHPKDIVFKKSLDDSLLRSQIEEKEQYNLSVTNNSIENTVKGMHFFPPVRGVVTNSFNIASGHFGTDIASSPNEVVVATLDGTVTMAAWTLETGYVIQIQHAGNLLSVYKHNSKLLKKAGAHVKAGEAIAIIGNSGELTTGPHLHFELWYNGTPVDPEKYIVF, translated from the coding sequence ATGGCTCAAAAGGATTCAAAGCGCTATTTATCCAAGCTTAAAAATAAGTACCGCTTCAGCATTTACAACGATCAAACCTTTGAAGAGGTTTGGTTTTTTCGCCTTTCAAGGTTAAACGTGATAGCGTTTTTGGGAGGTTCTTCCTTACTGCTTGTAGCGCTGGTTACGGTGTTGATAGCGTTTACCCCTCTGCGTGAGTTTATTCCTGGCTACCCCAATACCACTACTCGAAGGGCAATTGTGGAGAATGCCCTTAAGGTGGATTCGCTGCAGCAGCAGCTCGACCAATGGCAAAAATACCTCACCTCTCTTAAGGCAATTATGAATGGTGAAAACCCGCCAGTATTGCAATCTAAGAAGGATACCACCATACATCCCAAGGATATTGTTTTTAAAAAATCGCTTGACGATTCGCTGCTTCGCAGCCAAATTGAGGAGAAAGAGCAATACAACCTTTCGGTAACAAACAACTCCATTGAAAATACAGTTAAGGGGATGCATTTTTTCCCACCTGTAAGAGGAGTAGTAACTAACTCCTTTAACATAGCTAGCGGCCACTTTGGTACCGATATTGCCTCCTCACCCAATGAGGTGGTAGTTGCCACCCTCGACGGCACAGTAACCATGGCTGCATGGACCTTAGAAACGGGATATGTTATTCAGATACAGCACGCTGGAAATCTGCTCTCCGTATATAAGCACAACTCTAAGCTGCTAAAGAAGGCAGGAGCACACGTTAAGGCAGGGGAGGCCATTGCCATTATTGGGAATAGTGGTGAGCTTACCACTGGTCCCCATTTGCACTTCGAACTTTGGTATAACGGCACTCCCGTCGACCCCGAAAAGTATATTGTTTTTTAA